A single genomic interval of Macadamia integrifolia cultivar HAES 741 chromosome 6, SCU_Mint_v3, whole genome shotgun sequence harbors:
- the LOC122082138 gene encoding disease resistance protein Roq1-like — translation MESHVGSKRCRYDVGSISYDVFINFRGEDTHNTFVAHSYSALKNRGIHAFIDSKDLWKGEDIGPELLRAIKVSELSIAVLSERYIESKCLRRHLKSCLKRKNKDVAQMLLGGGDGNMTLKTKKIDADVVRDMITTLIVRHELPLGEDYVKKMAQEMKKKFDKYWDSYNIILAIAVVFVPRYKLIFVRVAFDKIYSLDSTAMEKFNLVKSTLE, via the exons ATGGAGTCACATGTTGGATCTAAACGTTGTAGATATGATGTTGGATCTATAAGCTATGATGTGTTTATCAACTTCAGAGGTGAAGATACCCACAATACCTTCGTTGCCCACAGTTATAGTGCTCTCAAGAATCGTGGAATTCATGCTTTCATCGACAGCAAAGATCTATGGAAAGGAGAAGATATTGGGCCAGAGCTTCTAAGAGCAATAAAAGTCTCCGAACTCTCGATTGCTGTCCTCTCTGAAAGATATATAGAAAGCAAATG TTTGAGGAGACATCTTAAGTCTTGCCTCAAACGTAAAAATAAGGATGTTGCTCAAATGTTATTGGGTGGAGGTGATGGGAATATGACACTGAAAACTAAGAAGATTGATGCAGATGTAGTTCGAGATATGATTACCACACTTATTGTCAGACACGAGTTGCCCTTG GGAGAAGACTATGTGAAAAAGATGgcacaagaaatgaaaaagaagtttgACAAGTATTGGGACTCATATAACATCATTTTAGCTATTGCTGTTGTATTTGTTCCTCGTTACAAGCTAATCTTTGTTAGGGTTGCTTTTGATAAGATATACAGTTTGGATTCAACAGCAATGGAAAAGTTTAACCTTGTGAAATCGACCTTAGAATAA